The DNA region TCTGCGCCTCGACGTTGAAGTACATCAGCGTGTTGCGGCAGACCAGCAGGTCGAGGCGGGAGATGGGGGCGTCGCGGGTCACGTCGTGCCGCCCGAAGATGACCCGGCGGCGCAGGTCGGGCCGGAAGCTGTACTGGGCGCCGTTCTGCTCGAAGTACTTCTCGCGCAGCTCCGCGGGCAGCGCTTCGAGGGACTTGGCGCTGTAGAGGGCGGAGCGGGCGTCCCGCAGCGCCTCCTCGTCGACGTCCGTGCCGTAGATCTTGATGCGGTTGAGGCTCTCCTCGACGCCCAGCGACTCGGCGAACATGATCGCCAGGGAGTAGGCCTCCTCGCCGCTGGAGCAGCCCGCGCTCCACACCCGGATCTCTTCCTGCGGCTCCTTGTCGGCGAGGATCTCGGGGAGGATCTCGCGCTGCAGGAACGTCCACGCGTCCGGGTCGCGGAAGAGCGAGGTGACGTTGATCAGGATCGTGTTGAACAGCGCGCCGAACTCGTCCGCGCTGGTCTCCAGGCGGTCGCGGTAGTCCGAGTACGTCGCCGCATCGACGTCGGACATCCGCTTGCGGATCCGGCGGCCCAGGGAGGACCGCTTGTATCCGGTGAAGTCGAAGCCGCGGGCGTCCCGGAGAAAGCCGAGGAGTTCCTCCAGTTCCTCGTCCGTCTCCGCGTCGTGCAGGTCACCCATCATTGCCTCTTGTCCTCGACGAGCCCGCGGATGATCGCGGCGATCTCCTCCAGGGGTAGCACGAAGTCCACTGCGCCCGTACCCACGGCAGCCTCGGGCATGCCTCGGAACTCGGCCGATCCTGGATCCTGCGCGATGACGGTGCCGCCGCGCGACTTCACCGCGGTGACGCCCGTCGCCCCGTCCCGGCCCGTCCCCGTCAGGACGCAGGCGATCGCCCGGTGTCCGTACGCACCCGCCACCGATTCGAACAGCAGGTCGGCCGAAGGGCGTACGAAGTGTACGAGCGCGCTCCTCGACAGGGTGAGGGCGCCCGCCGGGTCCACCAGGAGGTGCCGGTCGGGCGGGGCGATGTACACGGTGCCCGGCAGCGCGGGCTCGTCCTGCTCCGCGAGCTTCACGTTCAGCCCGGTGCGCCGGCCGAGCACCTCGGCGATGACCGTGCGGTGGCGGGGGTCCAGGTGCTGGACGAGGAGGACGGGCACCGGGAACTCGGGGCCGAGGGCGTCGAGCACCACGGCCACACCGTGCACGCCACCGGCCGACGCGGCCATGGCCACCACCGAGAAGGAGGCCTCCGGGCCCTCGGGGTCCGCGTACGACGGCTGC from Streptomyces flavofungini includes:
- a CDS encoding chemotaxis protein CheB, with amino-acid sequence MTAHQPAEQPSYADPEGPEASFSVVAMAASAGGVHGVAVVLDALGPEFPVPVLLVQHLDPRHRTVIAEVLGRRTGLNVKLAEQDEPALPGTVYIAPPDRHLLVDPAGALTLSRSALVHFVRPSADLLFESVAGAYGHRAIACVLTGTGRDGATGVTAVKSRGGTVIAQDPGSAEFRGMPEAAVGTGAVDFVLPLEEIAAIIRGLVEDKRQ